The following are encoded together in the Actinoplanes sp. N902-109 genome:
- a CDS encoding NAD(P)(+) transhydrogenase (Re/Si-specific) subunit beta, translating to MSAFDSTVQLVLLACAALFVVGLHLMNAPSTARRGNRLSAAAMTVLLVLTALTLVHEQQITVGAVVALTAGTLGGGVAGWFAARRVAMTAMPQLVSLFNAVGGGAAALISLGEALNPATDPDRRPVQTAVSMILGMAIGGLTLSGSLVASGKLAGTLPGRPIAVPGRSWAAGLLGLVVLGLAAVLLTAAGAEVAALSGIGLAALLSGVVLTLPIGGADMPVVVSLLNACTGTAVAMAGFVLRAGVLIIAGALVGAAGAILTKLMADAMNRSLAAIVAGGYGTGDVAVPAAAGGTAAVREIAAADAALQLAYARKVVIVPGYGLAAAQAQHEVVALARALGERGVEVGYGIHPVAGRMPGHMNVLLAEADAPYQQLLDLDEINPQFPATDVALVVGANDVTNPAARRPGNSVSGMPILDVDRSRSVIVIKRSLGHGYAGIDNELYTGRTTAMLFADAKKGLAALLAGVREYAT from the coding sequence ATGAGCGCCTTCGACAGCACCGTCCAGCTCGTCCTCCTGGCCTGCGCCGCGCTGTTCGTGGTGGGCCTGCACCTGATGAACGCGCCCTCGACGGCCCGGCGTGGCAACCGGTTGTCCGCTGCCGCCATGACCGTGCTGCTGGTGCTGACCGCGCTGACGCTGGTGCACGAGCAGCAGATCACCGTCGGGGCAGTGGTGGCGCTGACCGCCGGCACCCTCGGCGGCGGCGTGGCCGGCTGGTTCGCCGCCCGGCGGGTCGCCATGACCGCGATGCCCCAGCTGGTCAGCCTGTTCAACGCGGTCGGCGGCGGGGCGGCGGCGCTGATCTCGCTGGGCGAGGCGCTGAACCCGGCGACCGACCCGGACCGCCGGCCGGTGCAGACGGCGGTCTCGATGATCCTCGGCATGGCCATCGGCGGGCTCACGCTCAGCGGCTCGCTGGTGGCCTCGGGCAAGCTGGCCGGGACGCTGCCCGGCCGCCCGATCGCCGTGCCCGGCCGCAGCTGGGCCGCCGGGCTGCTGGGTCTGGTCGTGCTCGGGCTCGCCGCGGTCCTGCTGACCGCTGCGGGCGCCGAGGTGGCCGCCCTGAGCGGCATCGGCCTCGCCGCGCTGCTGTCCGGGGTCGTGCTGACCCTGCCCATCGGCGGCGCGGACATGCCGGTGGTGGTGTCGCTGCTCAACGCGTGCACCGGCACCGCCGTCGCGATGGCCGGGTTCGTGCTGCGCGCCGGCGTCCTGATCATCGCGGGTGCGCTGGTCGGCGCGGCCGGCGCGATCCTGACCAAGCTGATGGCCGACGCGATGAACCGCTCGCTCGCCGCGATCGTGGCCGGCGGGTACGGCACCGGCGACGTCGCGGTCCCGGCCGCCGCCGGCGGGACGGCTGCGGTACGGGAGATCGCCGCTGCCGACGCGGCGCTGCAACTGGCGTACGCGCGCAAGGTCGTCATCGTCCCCGGCTACGGGCTGGCCGCCGCCCAGGCGCAGCACGAGGTGGTCGCCCTGGCCCGCGCGCTGGGCGAGCGCGGGGTGGAGGTCGGCTACGGCATCCACCCGGTCGCCGGGCGCATGCCCGGGCACATGAACGTGCTGCTGGCCGAGGCCGACGCGCCCTATCAGCAGCTGCTGGACCTCGACGAGATCAACCCGCAGTTCCCGGCGACCGACGTGGCGCTGGTGGTGGGCGCCAACGACGTCACCAACCCGGCGGCGCGACGCCCGGGCAACTCGGTGTCGGGCATGCCGATCCTGGACGTCGACCGGTCCCGCAGCGTCATCGTCATCAAACGTTCGCTCGGCCACGGCTACGCGGGCATCGACAACGAGCTCTACACCGGGCGGACCACCGCGATGCTGTTCGCCGATGCCAAGAAGGGCCTGGCCGCGCTGCTGGCCGGGGTCCGCGAGTACGCCACCTGA
- a CDS encoding NAD(P) transhydrogenase subunit alpha: protein MLLADLTVFVLGLLVGFEVITKVPATLHTPLMSGANAIHGIVLAGVMLMAAAVSTATGYAVVLVAAAFAAMNVVGGYVVTDRMLTMFDPGARARS from the coding sequence GTGCTGCTCGCCGACCTGACCGTGTTCGTGCTGGGCCTGCTGGTCGGCTTCGAGGTCATCACCAAGGTGCCCGCCACCCTGCACACCCCGCTGATGTCCGGGGCCAACGCGATCCACGGCATCGTGCTGGCCGGGGTGATGCTGATGGCGGCCGCCGTGTCCACCGCAACCGGGTACGCCGTCGTGCTGGTCGCCGCGGCGTTCGCCGCCATGAACGTGGTCGGCGGTTACGTCGTGACCGACCGGATGCTGACCATGTTCGACCCGGGAGCCAGGGCCCGCTCATGA
- a CDS encoding alanine dehydrogenase, whose amino-acid sequence MTTIGVLTETAPGERRVALVPGDVTAPARGGPAVLVESGAGAAAWYDDDTYTAAGAQIGTRAQVYEHSDILLCVNPPDDIGAAHSGQLLAGMLAPRRDPGLADRLAATGITALSLDLLPRTLSRAQAMDPLTSQASVAGYKAALVAADAYGGYLPMLTTAAGTVRPAAVLVLGAGIAGLQAIATCRRLGARVSGYDVRPAALADIASTGASVLAVPALTATGTGGYARPLTADEAGAQRHALDDAVAGFDIVITSAQVPYGKPPLLLTARAVGTLRPGSVVVDVAAGEQGGNVEGSVPGGTLVTPRGVTVIGAGNLAAQVPRAASDAYSRNLRALLASLLRDTGPALDPDDGIHAAIVVTRDGAVLYRGPVAAAVPEVTS is encoded by the coding sequence GTGACCACGATCGGGGTGCTGACCGAGACCGCACCGGGGGAACGCCGGGTGGCCCTGGTGCCTGGTGACGTCACGGCGCCGGCCCGCGGCGGGCCGGCCGTGCTGGTCGAGTCCGGCGCCGGCGCGGCTGCCTGGTACGACGACGACACCTACACCGCCGCCGGGGCACAGATCGGCACCCGGGCCCAGGTGTACGAGCACAGCGACATCCTGCTGTGCGTCAACCCGCCGGACGACATCGGCGCCGCACACAGCGGGCAGCTGCTGGCCGGGATGCTGGCCCCGCGGCGCGATCCCGGGCTGGCCGACCGGCTGGCCGCCACCGGGATCACCGCGCTGAGCCTGGACCTGCTGCCGCGCACGCTCAGCCGGGCCCAGGCGATGGACCCGCTGACCTCGCAGGCCAGCGTGGCCGGGTACAAGGCGGCCCTGGTGGCCGCGGACGCCTACGGCGGCTACCTGCCGATGCTGACCACCGCGGCCGGCACGGTGCGACCCGCCGCGGTGCTGGTGCTGGGGGCGGGCATCGCCGGTCTGCAGGCGATCGCGACCTGCCGGCGGCTGGGTGCCCGGGTGAGCGGGTACGACGTACGCCCGGCCGCGCTGGCGGACATCGCCTCGACCGGCGCGAGCGTGCTGGCCGTGCCCGCCCTGACCGCCACGGGCACCGGGGGCTATGCGCGCCCGCTCACCGCCGACGAGGCCGGCGCGCAGCGGCACGCGCTGGACGACGCCGTCGCCGGGTTCGACATCGTGATCACGTCGGCTCAGGTGCCGTACGGGAAACCGCCGTTGCTCCTGACCGCCCGGGCGGTCGGCACGCTGCGCCCGGGCTCGGTGGTGGTCGACGTGGCCGCCGGCGAGCAGGGCGGCAACGTCGAGGGGTCGGTGCCGGGCGGGACGCTGGTGACGCCGCGCGGGGTGACCGTGATCGGCGCCGGCAACCTCGCCGCCCAGGTGCCGCGGGCGGCCTCGGACGCCTACTCCCGCAACCTGCGCGCGCTGCTGGCAAGCCTGCTCCGGGACACGGGACCCGCCCTCGACCCGGACGACGGGATCCACGCCGCGATCGTCGTGACCCGCGACGGTGCCGTTCTGTACCGGGGCCCGGTGGCCGCGGCCGTGCCGGAGGTGACCTCGTGA
- a CDS encoding universal stress protein translates to MSTRPVVAATDGSELSLPAVRWAAAEARRRGAPLEVVHAYDREWLEVHLDDGSRYLDAAEELAAAAATTGADEARRTEPGVPVSTRTLLGRPVPALVAATEEAGLLVLGSRGHGGFAGLLLGSVSQRVATQARCPVVVVRGAADPQGPVVAGVDDSAAAEAVLSTAFDAAAARDCPLIVVRSCTTPVPQWLAGAIFVSERSRPAWAAAERDRLDRLVTPWQAKYPGVRVEPLITHDSAAAVLAGLSRGAQLIVCGAHGRGVVPAALLGSTTLQLLHHAGCPVEVTHAHRSTP, encoded by the coding sequence ATGAGCACCAGGCCCGTCGTGGCAGCAACGGACGGCAGCGAGCTGAGCCTGCCCGCGGTGCGCTGGGCGGCGGCCGAGGCCCGCCGGCGCGGGGCGCCGCTGGAGGTGGTGCACGCCTACGACCGGGAGTGGCTGGAGGTGCATCTCGACGACGGCAGCCGCTACCTCGACGCGGCCGAGGAACTCGCCGCCGCCGCAGCCACCACGGGCGCGGACGAGGCCCGGCGCACCGAGCCGGGCGTGCCGGTCAGCACCCGCACCCTGCTGGGCCGCCCGGTGCCCGCGCTGGTGGCGGCGACCGAGGAAGCCGGGTTGCTGGTGCTGGGCAGCCGTGGGCACGGCGGGTTCGCCGGCCTGCTGCTCGGCTCGGTCAGCCAGCGGGTGGCCACCCAGGCACGCTGCCCGGTGGTCGTGGTGCGCGGCGCGGCCGACCCGCAGGGCCCGGTGGTGGCCGGGGTCGACGACTCCGCCGCCGCGGAGGCCGTGCTGAGCACCGCCTTCGACGCCGCGGCCGCCCGGGACTGCCCGCTGATCGTCGTGCGGTCCTGCACCACGCCGGTGCCGCAGTGGCTGGCCGGTGCGATCTTCGTCAGCGAACGGTCCCGGCCGGCGTGGGCCGCCGCCGAGCGGGACCGGCTGGACCGGCTGGTGACACCGTGGCAGGCCAAGTACCCGGGCGTCCGGGTCGAGCCCCTGATCACCCACGACAGTGCCGCCGCCGTGCTGGCCGGGCTGTCGCGCGGCGCGCAGCTGATCGTCTGCGGGGCACACGGGCGGGGGGTGGTCCCCGCCGCCCTGCTCGGCTCGACCACGCTGCAGCTGCTGCACCACGCCGGCTGCCCGGTCGAGGTGACGCACGCCCATCGGAGCACCCCATGA
- a CDS encoding universal stress protein — MAAGIPVVAGVDGSARSRHAVEIAAAEAARRHRPLRLVHALGWPELALGGAPVVHGASSSVRRQAVTWLAEAAELAAATAPEAVVTTALVLGRPAAVLTEHSHHAELIVVGGSGLGGMLLGSVAGTLVSHAACPVLVVRGDRGRAGPVVAGVDGSASGPATLDVALQEASLRKTSLVALHAWADADMSPLDPPHGGDGDHRRGLARGQRALAEALAGAGERYPDVAVRREVLHGDAGMLLTAWSQAAQLLVIGDRHHHGPGSFALGPVGRRLIFHAGCPTTVVNAQLLVP; from the coding sequence ATGGCAGCCGGCATCCCCGTCGTAGCCGGGGTGGACGGTTCGGCACGGAGCCGCCACGCCGTCGAGATCGCCGCCGCCGAGGCCGCCCGCCGGCACCGGCCGCTGCGGCTGGTGCACGCGCTGGGCTGGCCCGAGCTGGCGCTGGGCGGGGCTCCGGTGGTTCACGGAGCTTCTTCTTCCGTACGCCGGCAAGCGGTCACCTGGCTCGCCGAGGCCGCGGAACTGGCCGCCGCCACGGCCCCCGAAGCGGTCGTCACCACCGCCCTGGTGCTGGGCCGCCCGGCCGCCGTGCTGACCGAGCACAGCCACCACGCCGAGCTGATCGTGGTCGGCGGCAGCGGGCTCGGCGGCATGCTGCTCGGGTCGGTGGCCGGCACCCTGGTCAGCCACGCCGCCTGCCCGGTGCTGGTGGTGCGGGGCGACCGCGGGCGCGCCGGTCCGGTGGTGGCCGGGGTCGACGGGTCGGCGTCCGGCCCGGCCACCCTGGACGTGGCGCTGCAGGAGGCGTCCCTGCGCAAGACCTCGCTGGTGGCGCTGCACGCCTGGGCCGACGCGGACATGTCGCCGCTGGACCCGCCCCACGGGGGCGACGGCGACCACCGCCGGGGCCTGGCCCGGGGTCAGCGCGCGCTGGCCGAGGCACTGGCCGGGGCCGGCGAACGCTATCCCGACGTCGCGGTGCGCCGCGAGGTGCTGCACGGCGACGCCGGCATGCTGCTGACCGCCTGGTCGCAGGCCGCTCAGCTGCTGGTGATCGGCGACCGGCACCATCACGGGCCGGGCAGCTTCGCGCTCGGCCCGGTCGGCCGCCGGCTGATCTTCCATGCCGGTTGCCCCACCACCGTGGTCAACGCTCAGCTGCTCGTGCCCTGA
- a CDS encoding collagen binding domain-containing protein encodes MKRLRIIVSVVSAVVLAGTAAMTAGASPASAQTRTGSLTGVVRDTRGTPVGGATIVVYPADLSGAEAGRTTTGARGEFTVPALQPGSYQILIDRDGWSEWAPGQRTDPATATAYRVRAGHTTVAPSVVTAPGLIAGRVTTAQGRPAAGIAVAVLDRTTAAQWDTTTVANGSYAISLPPGSAYLVTFTNGYLTQYSPRTLAWDQARVYTVTAGRATRIDERLLAPAMLTGRLTDQSGRPVADARVSVSILATASSAETTTAADGTYRLATMPPGDVVVGFQAPDGRRQWAYGKRAGSQANRISLALGTVTTVDDTLLPAIPPGSLAGVVTTATGEPAAGIAVAVHDPAAGQWDTVTAADGSWSVTLPPGTGYYLSFTNGELTQYAPRTLDPAQAVRYEVSAGAVTRVDEQLLAPAVLTGRLTEATGTPVGGAQVAVDLLATAGVAETTTAPDGTYRLGAMPAGAVVIGFVTPDGRHQWVHGRTDYRNADRIILELGTVTTVDETLLPLLTAAR; translated from the coding sequence GTGAAGCGACTCAGAATCATCGTCAGTGTCGTCTCTGCCGTGGTCCTCGCCGGAACCGCCGCCATGACCGCCGGCGCGTCACCCGCCTCGGCGCAGACCCGCACCGGCAGCCTCACCGGGGTCGTCCGCGACACCCGCGGCACGCCGGTCGGCGGAGCCACCATCGTGGTGTACCCCGCCGACCTGTCCGGTGCCGAGGCCGGCCGGACGACCACCGGGGCCCGGGGCGAGTTCACCGTGCCCGCGCTGCAACCGGGCAGCTACCAGATCCTCATCGACCGGGACGGCTGGTCCGAATGGGCCCCCGGCCAGCGCACCGACCCGGCGACGGCAACCGCCTACCGGGTGCGGGCCGGGCACACCACCGTGGCCCCCAGCGTCGTCACCGCACCCGGCCTCATCGCCGGACGGGTGACCACAGCCCAGGGCCGCCCGGCCGCGGGCATCGCGGTTGCCGTGCTCGACCGCACCACCGCGGCGCAGTGGGACACGACCACCGTCGCCAACGGCTCCTACGCCATCAGCCTGCCGCCGGGCTCCGCCTACCTGGTGACGTTCACCAACGGCTACCTCACGCAGTACTCGCCGCGAACGCTCGCCTGGGACCAGGCACGGGTGTACACGGTCACCGCCGGGCGCGCCACGCGCATCGACGAGCGGCTGCTCGCCCCGGCCATGCTCACCGGCCGGCTCACCGACCAGAGCGGTCGGCCGGTCGCCGATGCCCGGGTGTCCGTCAGCATCCTCGCCACGGCGAGCTCGGCGGAGACCACCACCGCCGCGGACGGCACCTACCGGCTGGCCACCATGCCACCCGGTGACGTCGTCGTCGGGTTCCAGGCCCCGGACGGCCGCCGCCAGTGGGCGTACGGAAAACGGGCGGGCTCGCAGGCCAACCGGATCTCCCTCGCGCTCGGCACGGTGACCACCGTCGACGACACGCTGCTGCCCGCCATCCCACCCGGCTCCCTCGCCGGGGTGGTCACCACCGCCACCGGGGAACCCGCCGCGGGCATCGCCGTCGCCGTGCACGACCCTGCCGCCGGGCAGTGGGACACCGTGACCGCGGCCGACGGCAGCTGGTCTGTCACCCTGCCGCCGGGCACCGGGTACTACCTGAGCTTCACCAACGGCGAGCTGACCCAGTACGCGCCGCGCACCCTCGACCCGGCCCAGGCCGTCCGCTACGAGGTCAGCGCGGGCGCGGTCACCCGGGTCGACGAACAGCTCCTCGCCCCGGCGGTGCTCACCGGCCGGCTCACCGAGGCGACCGGCACACCGGTGGGCGGCGCTCAGGTCGCCGTGGACCTCCTCGCCACCGCGGGCGTCGCGGAGACCACCACCGCGCCGGACGGCACCTACCGGCTCGGCGCCATGCCCGCCGGTGCCGTGGTGATCGGTTTCGTCACCCCCGACGGCCGCCACCAGTGGGTCCACGGCCGGACCGACTACCGGAACGCCGACCGGATCATCCTCGAACTGGGCACGGTGACCACCGTCGACGAAACCCTCCTCCCGCTCCTGACCGCCGCCCGCTGA
- a CDS encoding polysaccharide deacetylase family protein translates to MKAARTALVAVGVLALVGFGGVVAAPAVAADSAPAQAQLFTRGYDTTKVVTLTFDLDWRTGTAAENAVSKANLDTILQVFAANSIVGGFGMTGRFAAQNPAEARNIADHGHKIFNHSYSHPDFMTLTQAQRWAQLDQTEAAFTAAGIMSAGWFRAPYRSGYTDAQLNRDLAARGFFINHDWTFDTTGYQAADWATVSSRIDRYTVPGAIIVMHVTIPSTDPGNLQRIIDKLKGMGYGFTTPFQALTKNAIRAKYLALGGPAYSGAPMTAEMPATTGTYVQWFQVGRIYWSVGTGAHVVRNAILGKYRGLGTVTGFLQFPTTDELPAANGGWYNDFQGGSIYWLRPTGAHEVHGAIRTKWLSLQGPAGLLGYPLSDEYAVANGRRSTFQHGAIVLDTTTGAVTVIYT, encoded by the coding sequence ATGAAGGCGGCACGCACGGCGCTGGTGGCTGTGGGAGTCCTGGCACTCGTGGGGTTCGGCGGGGTGGTGGCGGCACCGGCCGTGGCTGCCGACAGCGCCCCGGCCCAGGCGCAGCTGTTCACCCGTGGCTACGACACCACCAAGGTGGTCACCCTGACGTTCGACCTGGACTGGCGCACCGGCACGGCCGCGGAGAACGCGGTGAGCAAGGCCAACCTGGACACGATCCTGCAGGTGTTCGCCGCCAACTCCATCGTCGGCGGGTTCGGGATGACCGGGCGGTTCGCCGCGCAAAACCCGGCCGAGGCCAGGAACATCGCCGACCACGGGCACAAGATCTTCAACCACAGCTACAGCCACCCGGACTTCATGACGCTCACCCAGGCGCAGCGCTGGGCGCAGCTGGACCAGACGGAGGCGGCGTTCACCGCGGCCGGCATCATGTCCGCCGGGTGGTTCCGGGCGCCGTACCGCTCCGGGTACACCGACGCGCAGCTCAACCGGGACCTGGCGGCGCGCGGCTTCTTCATCAACCATGACTGGACCTTCGACACCACCGGCTACCAGGCCGCCGACTGGGCCACGGTGAGCAGCCGGATCGACCGGTACACGGTGCCGGGCGCGATCATCGTCATGCACGTGACCATCCCGTCCACCGATCCGGGCAACCTGCAGCGGATCATCGACAAGCTCAAGGGCATGGGGTACGGCTTCACCACCCCGTTCCAGGCGCTGACCAAGAACGCGATCCGGGCGAAGTACCTGGCGCTGGGCGGTCCGGCCTATTCCGGTGCCCCGATGACCGCGGAGATGCCGGCCACCACCGGCACCTACGTGCAGTGGTTCCAGGTAGGCCGGATCTACTGGTCGGTCGGCACCGGTGCGCATGTGGTGCGCAACGCGATCCTGGGCAAGTACCGCGGTCTGGGCACGGTGACCGGGTTCCTGCAGTTCCCGACCACCGACGAGCTGCCCGCGGCGAACGGGGGCTGGTACAACGACTTCCAGGGCGGCTCCATCTACTGGCTGCGCCCGACCGGGGCGCACGAGGTGCACGGGGCCATCCGTACGAAATGGTTGTCGTTGCAGGGCCCGGCCGGATTGTTGGGCTACCCGCTGTCCGACGAGTACGCCGTGGCGAACGGGCGCCGCAGCACCTTCCAGCACGGCGCCATCGTGCTGGACACCACCACCGGTGCCGTCACCGTGATCTACACCTGA
- a CDS encoding nitroreductase, with protein MTARSDRPARSRITAALETAARRSLLAPSVFNTQPWRWRLHDDRLELSADRGRALTVTDPDGRLLLLSCGAALNHAVLTLAALGWVPQVTRMPDGEDAPLLATITVTGTDQVGADSERMADAIPRRRTDRRPFGDRPVPEQTLTRLRRVVEQHGAYLHIVRRDQMPMLATSTGRAADAEREDPAYRAELQQWTHRPAGSGDGVPATTAVQPGPRRVPVRDYAPDGTPGLRPGPGFDLGAAYVVLFGLSDRPVELLRGGEALSALLLMATAEGLATAPLSDTIEVEWPRRLLRDLLAGVGEPYIVVRLGFRATTEDLPPAPRRRAADVIDTSGEHREHGTI; from the coding sequence ATGACCGCACGATCCGACCGGCCGGCACGGAGCCGGATCACCGCCGCGCTCGAGACCGCAGCACGCAGGTCGCTGCTCGCCCCGTCGGTCTTCAACACCCAGCCGTGGCGCTGGCGCCTGCACGACGACCGCCTGGAGTTGTCCGCCGACCGCGGCCGGGCGCTCACCGTCACCGATCCCGACGGGCGGCTGCTGCTGCTCAGCTGTGGTGCCGCGCTCAATCACGCGGTGCTGACCCTGGCGGCGCTGGGCTGGGTCCCGCAGGTGACCCGGATGCCCGATGGCGAGGACGCGCCGCTGCTGGCGACCATCACGGTCACCGGCACCGATCAGGTCGGCGCCGACAGCGAACGCATGGCCGATGCCATCCCCCGCCGGCGCACCGACCGGCGGCCCTTCGGTGACCGCCCGGTGCCCGAGCAGACGCTGACCCGGCTGCGCCGGGTGGTCGAGCAGCACGGGGCCTACCTGCACATCGTGCGCCGCGACCAGATGCCGATGCTGGCCACGTCGACCGGGCGGGCCGCCGACGCGGAGCGCGAGGACCCGGCGTACCGGGCGGAGCTGCAGCAGTGGACGCACCGCCCGGCCGGCAGCGGCGACGGGGTGCCGGCCACGACCGCCGTGCAGCCGGGCCCGCGCCGGGTGCCGGTACGCGACTACGCCCCGGACGGCACTCCCGGGCTGCGACCGGGTCCGGGGTTCGACCTCGGTGCCGCCTACGTCGTGCTGTTCGGCCTGTCCGACCGGCCGGTGGAGCTGCTGCGCGGCGGCGAGGCGTTGTCCGCGCTGCTGCTGATGGCCACCGCCGAGGGGCTGGCCACCGCGCCGCTGAGCGACACCATCGAGGTGGAGTGGCCCCGGCGCCTGCTACGTGACCTGCTCGCCGGGGTGGGTGAGCCGTACATCGTGGTGCGGCTGGGTTTCCGCGCCACCACCGAGGACCTTCCGCCGGCTCCCCGGCGCCGGGCGGCCGACGTCATCGACACCAGTGGAGAGCATCGTGAGCACGGCACCATTTGA
- a CDS encoding universal stress protein, producing the protein MARTDVVVGTDGTVAGAAAVQWAAREAGRRGAPLRIVHVFDWDYDELHSDCTGGRADVARQIAETVVRAAVRQARTAAPGVEVEGDVLTGDAGAHLIELSGTVALVVTGTHRRSTLSGLLRGSVSMRLATHAGCPVVVVRGPGTPGTGPVVVGVHDPARSDALLRAGYEAAELYGCGLRVVHSFIPVSTPWAVPGAPAADDEAERALLTRALAPWQERHPLVLTTMTLSHLPAAAALESASRGAGLVVVGSRGHGAIAGTLLGSTALHLMRHAGCAVAVVRPHRPALQDLRP; encoded by the coding sequence ATGGCGCGTACCGATGTGGTGGTGGGCACCGACGGCACGGTCGCGGGAGCGGCCGCGGTGCAGTGGGCGGCCCGGGAGGCCGGCCGCCGGGGTGCGCCGCTGCGCATCGTGCACGTCTTCGACTGGGACTACGACGAGCTGCACAGCGACTGCACCGGTGGCCGTGCCGACGTGGCCCGGCAGATCGCCGAGACGGTCGTACGCGCGGCCGTCCGGCAGGCGCGTACCGCGGCACCGGGGGTCGAGGTCGAGGGTGACGTGCTGACCGGTGACGCCGGGGCGCACCTGATCGAGCTCTCCGGCACCGTGGCGCTCGTGGTGACCGGCACGCACCGGCGCAGCACCCTGAGCGGGCTGCTGCGGGGTTCGGTCAGCATGCGGCTCGCCACGCACGCCGGGTGCCCGGTGGTGGTGGTCCGCGGTCCCGGCACCCCGGGGACCGGGCCGGTGGTGGTCGGGGTGCACGACCCGGCCCGGTCCGATGCGCTGCTGCGCGCCGGTTACGAGGCCGCCGAGCTGTACGGGTGCGGTCTGCGGGTGGTGCACAGCTTCATCCCGGTGTCCACGCCGTGGGCCGTACCGGGAGCGCCGGCCGCCGACGACGAGGCCGAACGCGCCTTGCTGACCCGCGCGCTGGCCCCGTGGCAGGAGCGGCACCCGCTCGTGCTCACCACGATGACGCTGTCCCACCTGCCGGCCGCCGCGGCGCTGGAGTCGGCCTCGCGCGGGGCCGGGCTGGTCGTGGTGGGCAGCCGTGGGCACGGCGCGATCGCCGGCACGCTGCTGGGCTCGACCGCGCTGCACCTGATGCGGCACGCCGGGTGTGCGGTGGCCGTTGTCCGGCCGCACCGCCCGGCTTTGCAGGACCTTCGGCCCTGA
- a CDS encoding CBS domain-containing protein — protein sequence MKLWRVDDVMTRDVVAVREDTPYREVVDLLISRRVSAVPVVTRFDRVVGLVSASDLLDKVQAGGADRAPGILAGPRRRARYAKAVARTAGDVMSSPVHTTLPSLSIAEAARRMRQHRVKRLPVEDELGRLIGIVTRSDLLKVCLRTDGELHRDVNDDHRVSGVVP from the coding sequence ATGAAGCTCTGGCGCGTGGACGACGTCATGACCAGGGACGTCGTCGCCGTGCGCGAGGACACGCCGTACCGGGAGGTGGTCGATCTGCTGATCAGCCGGCGGGTGAGCGCCGTGCCGGTGGTCACCCGGTTCGACCGGGTCGTCGGGCTGGTGTCCGCCTCGGATCTGCTGGACAAGGTGCAAGCGGGCGGCGCGGACCGCGCTCCCGGGATCCTGGCCGGCCCCCGGCGCCGCGCCCGGTACGCCAAGGCGGTGGCCCGGACGGCCGGCGACGTGATGAGCTCGCCGGTGCACACCACGCTGCCGTCGCTGTCGATCGCCGAGGCGGCCCGCCGGATGCGGCAGCACCGGGTCAAGCGGCTGCCGGTGGAGGACGAGCTGGGCCGGTTGATCGGCATCGTCACCCGTAGCGACCTGCTCAAGGTGTGTCTGCGCACCGATGGGGAGCTGCACCGCGACGTGAACGACGACCACCGGGTCTCCGGGGTCGTGCCGTGA
- a CDS encoding HPP family protein: MTRPVRTVHPAATVERAAHTMATHDVTALPVVDATGTLVGMVSECDVLQHQLPATPTAPSRPATVAEIMSPFPITARPATDIAVVADTMLEGDVRSMPVVDRGTVVGIVSRRDVLRTLL; encoded by the coding sequence ATGACCAGACCGGTGCGTACGGTGCACCCCGCAGCCACCGTCGAACGGGCCGCCCACACCATGGCCACCCACGACGTGACCGCCCTCCCGGTGGTCGACGCCACCGGCACCCTGGTCGGCATGGTGAGCGAGTGCGACGTCCTGCAGCACCAGCTCCCCGCCACCCCCACCGCACCATCCCGCCCGGCCACGGTCGCCGAGATCATGTCGCCCTTCCCGATCACCGCCCGCCCCGCCACCGACATCGCCGTCGTGGCCGACACCATGCTGGAGGGCGACGTCCGCAGCATGCCCGTGGTCGACCGCGGCACCGTCGTCGGCATCGTCAGCCGCCGCGACGTCCTGCGTACCCTGCTCTGA
- a CDS encoding flavodoxin domain-containing protein: MQALVIFESMYGNTEKVARAVADGLRERYEVTVADVATMPRAYAMDLLVVGGPTHAFGMTRPSTRKQAAEQGTIRAGAAEVGIREYLDCSPLLPGMAATSFDTRVRMPLMPGSAARKARRRLRRLGCRIVTAPESFLVAGSPGPLVAGELERARRWGAGLAAAAALPHHV, from the coding sequence ATGCAAGCTCTGGTGATCTTCGAGTCCATGTACGGCAACACCGAGAAGGTGGCCCGGGCCGTCGCCGACGGGCTGCGGGAACGCTACGAGGTCACGGTCGCGGACGTGGCGACGATGCCCCGGGCGTACGCCATGGATCTGCTGGTGGTGGGCGGGCCCACGCACGCGTTCGGGATGACCCGGCCGTCGACCCGCAAGCAGGCCGCCGAGCAGGGCACCATCCGGGCGGGCGCGGCCGAGGTGGGCATCCGCGAATACCTCGACTGCTCGCCGCTGCTGCCCGGCATGGCCGCCACGAGCTTCGACACCCGGGTCAGGATGCCGCTGATGCCCGGCTCCGCCGCCCGCAAGGCGCGCCGCCGGCTGCGCCGTCTGGGCTGCCGCATCGTCACCGCGCCGGAGAGCTTCCTGGTCGCCGGGTCCCCCGGACCGCTGGTCGCCGGCGAGCTCGAGCGCGCCCGCCGCTGGGGAGCCGGCCTGGCCGCAGCAGCCGCCCTGCCACATCACGTCTGA